A stretch of the Nissabacter sp. SGAir0207 genome encodes the following:
- the ssuD gene encoding FMNH2-dependent alkanesulfonate monooxygenase: MSEATDSKLKVFWFLPTHGDGRYLGTTQGGRPVDLPYLQQVALAADNLGYYGVLIPTGKSCEDSWLVASALAPITRRLRYLVAVRPGLQPPSLAARMAATLDRLSEGRLLINVVTGGDPVENKGDGIFLNHAERYEVTEEFLNVYSRLMKGEKVDFEGKHIHVEGAEILFPPVQENGPPLYFGGSSPEAIDVAANQIDSYLTWGEPVAQVAEKIAVVRQRAEARGRKLEYGIRLHVIVRETEEEAWAAADRLIAHLDEETIAAAQKIFARMDSTGQARMSALHQGNRESLRIGPNLWAGVGLVRGGAGTALVGSPQQIADRIREYQALGIENFILSGYPHLEEAHRFAELVMPLLPLENAAHQRARTINTGPFGETIGGDKRPGK, encoded by the coding sequence ATGAGCGAAGCAACTGACAGCAAATTAAAAGTGTTCTGGTTCCTGCCGACCCACGGCGACGGGCGTTATCTGGGCACCACGCAGGGCGGCCGTCCGGTGGATCTTCCCTATTTACAGCAGGTTGCGCTGGCCGCCGATAATCTGGGCTACTACGGCGTGCTGATCCCGACCGGCAAAAGTTGCGAGGACTCCTGGCTGGTGGCCTCAGCGCTGGCCCCGATCACCCGTCGGCTGCGTTATCTGGTGGCGGTGCGTCCCGGCCTCCAGCCACCGAGTCTGGCGGCGCGCATGGCCGCGACGCTGGATCGCCTCTCCGAAGGCCGGTTGCTGATCAACGTGGTGACGGGCGGCGACCCGGTGGAGAACAAGGGCGACGGCATCTTCCTCAACCATGCCGAACGCTACGAGGTGACGGAGGAGTTCCTTAACGTCTATTCACGCCTGATGAAGGGTGAAAAAGTGGACTTTGAGGGCAAGCACATCCATGTTGAAGGGGCGGAGATCCTCTTCCCACCGGTGCAGGAGAATGGCCCGCCGCTCTACTTTGGTGGCTCCTCCCCGGAAGCGATTGACGTGGCGGCCAACCAGATTGATAGCTACCTGACCTGGGGTGAGCCGGTGGCGCAGGTGGCGGAGAAGATCGCCGTAGTGCGCCAGCGTGCAGAGGCGCGCGGCCGCAAATTGGAGTATGGCATTCGCCTGCATGTGATTGTGCGGGAAACGGAAGAGGAGGCGTGGGCGGCGGCTGACCGGCTAATCGCCCATCTGGATGAGGAGACCATCGCGGCGGCGCAGAAGATTTTCGCCCGCATGGACTCCACCGGTCAGGCGCGGATGAGCGCCCTGCACCAAGGCAACCGCGAGAGCCTGCGCATTGGGCCAAACCTGTGGGCAGGCGTCGGGCTGGTGCGCGGCGGCGCAGGCACCGCGCTGGTGGGCAGCCCGCAGCAGATCGCCGATCGCATCCGCGAGTATCAGGCGCTCGGCATCGAGAACTTTATTCTCTCCGGCTATCCGCATTTGGAGGAGGCGCACCGCTTTGCCGAACTGGTGATGCCATTATTGCCGCTGGAGAACGCGGCGCACCAGCGCGCGCGTACCATCAACACCGGCCCGTTTGGCGAGACCATCGGCGGTGACAAACGTCCGGGCAAATAA
- a CDS encoding sigma 54-interacting transcriptional regulator translates to MQNVHPIAPDQPVLIDPASIAFQNLLDQLAPTDATVLIVGETGTGKEVVARYLHHHSPRRHQPFLAVNCGALTESLAEAELFGHEKGAFTGAAQAHPGWFEAAEGGTLLLDEIGELSLSLQVKLLRVLQEREITRVGSRKPVRINVRVIAATHVDLAQAIRERRFREDLYYRLNVAAVALPPLRQRREDIPVLAEHFLSLYARRLGRPRLRLSPEALAALMAYGWPGNIRELENTLHNAVLLNRESTITPRQLRLSQEELAPAPTADNLHVERFIRQEVERGAPQLYARLVESMVRHALEASDGNQLQAASRLGISRHTLRTHLAHLGLIKGRSKPAAALAAQQGDRTLRIGYQKFGNLGMLKARQSLETLFAGRGVNVQWSEFPAGPQLLQALHHNEIDFGTTGEVPPIFAQAEGSPLLYVAYEPPAPQSVAMVVPPDSPFHTLADLAGKRIMVNKGSNVHYLLVQMLDEQGMALNDLRIVYAPPKYPLAPSDYLAADAWMMWDPLLSDAEQAGWRVIADGRQRVQNQQFYLARRDFVAQAGDTLPPLLEALQQTGHYIDSQRHEAARHLAGELGLPSPSLEQALSRRSHRTQLMNHQVIRDQQAIADRFYALGLLARPIAVRDAIWQPG, encoded by the coding sequence ATGCAGAACGTTCACCCCATCGCCCCCGATCAGCCGGTCTTGATTGATCCGGCCTCCATCGCCTTCCAGAACTTGCTGGACCAGCTGGCGCCCACTGACGCCACCGTGCTGATTGTCGGCGAGACGGGCACCGGCAAGGAGGTGGTGGCGCGCTATCTGCACCACCATAGCCCCCGGCGGCACCAGCCCTTTCTGGCCGTGAACTGTGGCGCGCTGACCGAGAGTCTGGCGGAGGCCGAACTGTTCGGGCATGAGAAGGGGGCATTTACCGGCGCGGCTCAGGCCCATCCGGGCTGGTTTGAGGCGGCGGAGGGCGGCACGCTGCTGCTGGATGAAATCGGTGAACTGAGCCTGTCGCTACAGGTGAAATTGCTGCGGGTATTGCAGGAGCGGGAGATCACCCGCGTCGGCTCGCGCAAGCCGGTGCGCATCAATGTGCGGGTGATTGCCGCCACCCACGTCGATCTGGCGCAGGCGATCCGCGAGCGGCGATTCCGTGAGGATCTCTACTACCGGCTGAACGTGGCGGCCGTGGCGTTGCCGCCGCTGCGCCAGCGCCGTGAGGATATCCCGGTGTTGGCCGAGCACTTCCTGTCACTCTATGCCCGCCGACTCGGGCGGCCACGGTTACGGCTGTCGCCTGAGGCGCTCGCCGCGCTGATGGCCTACGGCTGGCCGGGCAATATCCGCGAACTGGAGAACACCCTGCACAATGCGGTGTTGCTGAACCGGGAGAGCACCATCACGCCGCGGCAGTTGCGGCTCAGTCAGGAGGAGCTGGCCCCCGCGCCGACGGCGGACAACCTGCACGTTGAGCGCTTCATCCGCCAGGAGGTGGAGCGCGGTGCGCCCCAGCTCTATGCGCGGCTGGTGGAGAGCATGGTGCGCCATGCGCTGGAGGCCAGCGACGGCAACCAGTTGCAGGCGGCCTCGCGGTTGGGCATCAGCCGCCACACGCTGCGCACCCACCTCGCCCATCTGGGGCTGATCAAAGGGCGCAGCAAACCCGCCGCCGCGCTGGCGGCGCAACAGGGCGACCGCACGCTGCGTATCGGCTACCAGAAGTTTGGCAATCTGGGCATGTTAAAGGCGCGGCAGAGTCTGGAGACGCTGTTTGCCGGGCGCGGGGTCAACGTGCAGTGGAGCGAGTTCCCCGCTGGCCCGCAGCTTTTGCAGGCGCTGCACCACAATGAGATCGATTTCGGCACCACCGGCGAGGTGCCGCCGATCTTCGCGCAGGCGGAGGGCAGCCCGCTGCTCTACGTCGCCTATGAGCCGCCCGCGCCGCAGAGCGTGGCGATGGTGGTGCCGCCAGACAGCCCCTTCCATACCCTGGCCGATTTGGCGGGCAAGCGCATCATGGTGAACAAAGGGTCGAATGTGCACTATTTGCTGGTGCAGATGCTGGATGAGCAGGGCATGGCGCTGAATGACCTACGCATCGTCTACGCGCCGCCGAAATATCCGCTGGCCCCCAGCGACTATCTGGCCGCCGATGCCTGGATGATGTGGGATCCGCTCTTAAGCGACGCCGAGCAGGCCGGTTGGCGGGTGATTGCCGATGGCCGCCAACGGGTGCAGAACCAGCAGTTCTATCTGGCGCGGCGCGATTTTGTCGCGCAGGCCGGGGATACGCTGCCGCCGCTGCTGGAGGCGCTGCAACAGACCGGACACTATATCGACAGCCAGCGGCACGAGGCCGCCCGCCATCTGGCCGGTGAGCTGGGCCTACCCTCCCCCTCGCTGGAGCAGGCGCTCTCCCGCCGCAGCCACCGCACGCAGTTGATGAATCATCAGGTGATCCGTGACCAGCAGGCGATCGCTGACCGCTTCTACGCGCTCGGGCTGCTGGCTCGCCCTATCGCCGTGCGTGACGCCATCTGGCAACCGGGGTGA